From a region of the Hypanus sabinus isolate sHypSab1 chromosome 2, sHypSab1.hap1, whole genome shotgun sequence genome:
- the LOC132380108 gene encoding uncharacterized protein LOC132380108, with protein MFAVFAALHFLTLCGSEISAQPSTTIDAVVGQDVHFPVEIQCEDQYRVTFLLLSSVNATLALRGTNMSDRLHPVYKDRLYWSANGSPVLSNVQVNDSNRYETQIDCYHESSKGTTKKIYDLRVFEPVLKPVITQIWKCPSLNITLSCSVSNGANVTFHWEILSLSESTNRTFDGPELVVNHENEWKQHTFRCIVKNRVSNASSELTITELCNENDFARKHRFEINARVGAFHEAHRSRSCFAGMRNHSESNAFSPYVNVKSEQ; from the exons ATGTTTGCAGTGTTCGCAG CGCTCCATTTTCTTACACTCTGTGGCTCCGAAATCTCAGCCCAACCCAGTACAACCATTGATGCCGTCGTTGGACAAGATGTTCATTTCCCTGTGGAGATTCAGTGTGAAGATCAATATCGAGTAACCTTCCTGTTACTATCCTCGGTTAATGCAACCCTTGCCTTGCGGGGAACGAACATGTCTGACAGACTGCACCCGGTGTACAAGGACAGACTGTATTGGAGCGCGAATGGTTCCCCGGTGCTGTCCAACGTGCAGGTTAATGACAGTAACCGATACGAGACCCAAATCGACTGCTACCACGAATCCTCAAAGGGCACAACTAAAAAGATCTACGACTTGCGCGTGTTCG AACCAGTTTTGAAGCCAGTGATAACACAAATTTGGAAATGTCCATCTCTAAATATTACTCTGAGCTGCTCTGTCTCCAATGGAGCAAATGTTACATTCCACTGGGAAATTCTATCCCTGTCTGAAAGCACCAACAGAACTTTCGATGGGCCGGAACTGGTGGTGAACCATGAGAACGAGTGGAAACAACACACATTCAGGTGCATAGTGAAGAACAGAGTCAGCAATGCAAGTAGTGAACTCACTATCACAGAGTTGTGCAATGAAAATGATTTTGCTC gaaaacaccggtttgaaattaacgcgagggtgggggctttccacgaggctcaccggagcagaagttgttttgcaggcatgagaaatcacagtgagagcaacgct ttttcaccatatgttaatgtgaagagtgaacagtaa